The following is a genomic window from Pecten maximus chromosome 19, xPecMax1.1, whole genome shotgun sequence.
tatataagGATAAACATTTAACTTGtcatattatttatttgatgtCCTTCCTGTCTTCAGACTGGTTTGTTATttgtgtgtattatttacataattgataattaacaCTTCATAATTTATGTACCAATTaatggagttattccccttgttTTAAtcacaacaatacatacaaGCTATCAACATTATAATTGGTTGTGATAGGGatattacatgtgtatgtaatgtAATTTTCACAGTGGTCTTGTTAACAATTCAATAATCAAGAAAGTGATATACCAAGCCAAAAAAGAAGAACAGGAAAACTTTGAGAATTTTCATTAATTGTTTTTTCCAATGACACAAGCAAAATTGTGAATAGAAATTTTTTGACAGGTTCCTGTTGCCTAAATCGATCaaaaagatacatgtacatgcaccattagtgttgatgtatatattgttgattTCATAACCAGAGATACAATGATTttgtgaatttaaaaaaaaaggaaaggaaaaaaaatggTATTTAATTTTTTACCTGCAGGTCATGTTCAGGAAGCATCATAGAACATTTGAAGATAGTCCTTTAAATGAAAACTACCTATCACATGATCAAGTGTCAGAGGTCATGACCTTGTTCCCACCCTGTATGCTACACGTACATCAAATCCTGACAACCAGACACAGGCTTCAGCACCACGCTCGAGTAGGTATATCACAATCCTTACTGGTTGGAGAGAAAGGCAATGGGATGGTTTACTGTAGATTGAGAGAAATTTCTTATCTTCATAGTTACTTAAGTTTTTATTTTGCTGATTAAAGTTTACATATGTTCCTGTCATTGAGATAAAATGGAAAACTGGAGGTCTCCAGTTTGTTACTCCAATTTAATCATTTGTTGTTTAAATTCTAACTTTACTTCacctttaaaatgtttgtaaagatgAAATATGTAGAGAAGTGAAAATACAAActgtaatatgttttattttaatcccCAGCTTGTGACCAATATTCTGCATTGGAGATTGTCAATTTTACTGACataaattagttttttttcacaaaaactGGAGATTTAATTGGCTTGTTtacaataattttcaaaattcttaTTCTTTgaatatagatacagtacacCCTTTTCCTGAAAGAAATAGGAATGCCAGTTCATGAAGCTCTGATGTTTTGGAGGAAAGAATATTCAAATTCTGTAGAACCTCATGATGGATGTCCTCACCACTGGCAGCAAGATGGTCGACGCTACACATACAACATCCGTCATCTATATGGATTGGAAGGTGCTTGTATCAACTATAGAGGGCACTGCTGTGCAACTTTACAGGTATGACAGTGCATCTACTAAAGTTTGTGGATATTAAAAAGATAAGGTCTGTGTGTCCATGCAGGTGTCCATCCATGCAACTGATCACTTTttcaacatggccgacaggcagccatcttggattttgacaattgaagtttgttatcgctatttctcagaaagtactgaagaaatctttctgaaatttcatatgtctgttccccttgatgcctagttatgcatattgcattttgagaccaatcggaaaacaacatggccgacaggcaggtatcttggattttgacaactgaagtttgttatcgctatttatcagaaattacttaaaggatctttctgaaatttcatttgtaggttcccctctgtgcctagttatgcatattggattttgagaccagtcagaaaacaacctggccgacaggcagccatcttgtatttcgacaattgaagtttgttatctctattttacagaaggttctgaagggatctttctcaaatttcatatgtaggttccccttggtccctggtgttgcattttgggaccaatccgaaaacaacagacagccattatcgctaaatctttatatataggttccccttgtttgaaaagtactagagggctgtttctgaatttacacagattagtaagacttagaggaagggaaaagtagagaaaagatcaatctgacatggaacctatgaagatcattcaatggtgggcgccaagatccctctgggatctcttgtttcataACTAAGagaaattccttaacttagaATTTTCCATAGAAAAAAGTCACAGAATTAAGGGAAAGTTtctaaattcaaattttcccTGAAATCCAATAATGATTTCTTTTGGTAAAAATATGAAGTTCAGAAATTTTCAGAAGTTAaaagaatattgatgaaacagTGACCTGAAAGTGCTTTCTGGGTCCTTGTCATGGCAAAATTAAAGGTTGTATGTGTACACATTGTGGGTGATAGgagtaaaaaaaatctgtaaacTTTAACAGAAACTATGAAATCTTTGATACAGATAAAATGAGACTTTTTGTCTGAAACCAGTGAATAATTCAGGGTTTTTAATTTGTTGTAACATATTCCAACAGTCTAGAGACAATAGGAGAGCAGAGTCCATAGATAACACAGATACTTGATATTCAGAAACTAAAACAAACTAAAGAATTTACCTCgtatgatattttttgtttctctCTATATTTACCTGGAACTATTGTTTAAACAGAATGCTGCCTGTGGGGTTGGAGAACAAGGTGGATGTCCGTTCAAGTGCTTTGACTCTGATCATTTAGATATTCTGCTTCAGAGAGAAAAGATTCTCTactcaagggagacaattcatCAACTCTCATCTGAGGGAAGATACTCTGAAGCCTGTAGAAGTTTATTTGTTGAAAAAAGTAAAAGACTGATTCAGGAAACAGAAGTGCAtggtaaaacaaaaccaacagTTACTGAATCCGGATTTGAAGAGAATGGCATGATAGTTAATGATGGTCATATGGTCACAAACAATACTGTAGCGCTAACTTCAATTGACCATAGGGCTTTGGACAGTCAGAATATCACAGAATGTCCAGACACGTCAAGGATATGTTCTTATACTGGAATTGGTGAAACATCATGGAGACATTCTCACCGTGATACAAACTGTAATTCAAGCTCTGACAGGTCCGGTACAGGTGAACACCCCTATAACGATACAGATATGAGGGTTGAGAGTTTACCTGGCTGTGGGGACGGTAAGTTTGAATCTGTCTCTACCTGTCCACAGAAACAGTGTATCGAAGAAAGGACAGATCAGGAAAGTAAAGACATCTCAAAACCTTCACAGTTTTACTTCAGTCTCAGAAAATTAGTTGAAGGTTTAAAAAAATGTGAGAAAAAACATctgaataaatgaaataaattacaaatgttttcatatttattttctgaATAAAATTGTTTTGTCAAACGTATACTTTAAACATAGGAAAATTATTGCAATGCAATTATGATTTAAGAAAGATTGATGAATTTAAAGATTGATGAATTTAAAGATTGCTGAATTTCAATTGAAGGGTCTACTGCTATTTAGATTAATTAGTTACTTCAATATATATTAgtaaatgtcaatattaacaaacagaaaaaatgaaaacaagcAACATCTTTATTAagatgaaatatacattaatgaaacaattgcaatacatatacatatcatgAGTGTATGACCATGGAACAGCCATCATTAGTATTCCAGTGGCTCTGCTAGGTATCAAACCCAGGATCCTAGTCTACTAGTCACCAACTGACCTTCTAACAGTTGAGATAACGAGAATATCACCTCGGTCTGTATATCTTACCAGGTTGACATCCATCCGATATTATTAAATTGTGAAATAGGACTTCTTTTCCCCCTCAAAAACGGTTATGTTTACTAGAAAATAGCAAACAAACTTATCAATCATGCTACTGCAATAATATGGTTTACAccattaagtacatgtatgtaactcTTACCCTACAAATTTCAGTGGTAATATTATTTCAGCACTTGTTCAGGATTAAACCATACATATTTCAGGAATACACACACTCAGGTTTTGAAGTAGAagggaaaatatattttcactaATCAACTGATTAAATCAATCACCCTTAGGACAACTAGACCCTGGGTTGTTTATCCAGTTAGTTAACGTTAGTTATTGCTTCAATCACTATTTCTGTGATCAgtcattttttattgaaaaagatatacattttgtacactTTCCATTTCCAATTGCTTTCCAATAAAAAACGAAATGTGTTATTTCGTTACCAAATATATCGgaacataattataaaaaaaatgcaaatgaAAGAATTTGGTATCACAGATTCGGAGAAATCTCAAAATGAATCGACAATCAAAACAAATGATACTTAAACcgtataaaacattatttacaaaGTACAATAATTGGTCATGTAATCTTAAGTGACGAATACACAGAATCCTTCATTACGTTTAAACTATCACAGATTTAATGTTGCACACTTAAAAATCAGTtggatggtcgggtggcacagtggtaacatactTGCTTTTTACCTTAGCGatcggggttcgattccccgaccagacgtgaaaaggtatagAGGTCActtgcccgaccacgtgggttttctatGAGTATTCTGGTTTTCTCCCACGTGAGACCCCTTGTGCTCTTCCATCttggccaacaagagtgattaattaAAGGTTActtaacttgtttcgcaattgttgtaaggTCAATGAAGTTCATATTTACAATTGTAGTTCATAGGACAGTTCTACGTTACACACTGGATATCTATAGTAATGAAACGGACATAAAAGTAAATTTCACACGTATTAAAGTGAAATTAGAAGTTAAACATATTATCATCATTTagatgtaaactttatttattttacaagttaaataaacttatattaatcacgcttgttggcccggattgaagctcgcgaggggtcttactgtggaaggaaaccggagtacccaggggAAACCCACGtagtcgggcaggtgaccccataccttttcacgtccgatcggggaattgaaccccggccgcataggtgaaaggcaagtgtgttaccactgtgtcacccgaccaaTACGTCTTTCGTTACAAGGAAATGAACCTGCcatttgtatcatttatacattaacttcaaaaatataaactttcattaaaaatttaatGTATCCGTTTCACTTATGAAATTGACATCAGAAATCAAATACTAGTCAACATCTACAAAACGttcattaaaaattaaatgtacTATTGCACGCGTGAAAATGACATCATAGATCAAATGTACATCTATATAACTTTCATTAGAAGGAAATGTCCAAGTCAAATGCAACCCagaatgtatatatctacatacaaCTCTCGTACAAAGAAATGTACAACTCTCGTGCAAGGAAATGCACGTGTCAAATTAACTACGCAAGAAAACAGAAATGCTATTACTTCTAACCATTCCATTATAATACTCATATCAATCTCTCTCAATCTGACGTTTGCATACAACCTCTTACATAAATAATAGATTAACTTATATCGCATGATAGACATTGGTAGGAGTTAGTACCTCTATTTATGCATTTATATATGATGGTATGATCACTATATACAAGATGTAATACACCATTTCACTTATAATTGATGCATAGCACAGAGAAAATCCAATAAGAAATCCACACTTTGTCGTAGTTACATGGTGAATACTGTATGCTTCATAACGATTTTAACCTAGACACAAATTAAACGTCTCGGCCAGTTCGGAAGTATTCGGAGCCTTGTTGGAATTTGCCGAGATGATACGATGGTGATAGTAGCAAGCTTAATAAttcaacataatatatatatggcaaATTGGAAATTTGAACTTATTTTTGTTTCTTAAAATAGCGTGCGGCATAAATCCTCACAAAGTGCAAAAACAAAATACTATTGGAACagttcaaaatgtaaaaataaaataatatttcgtCAAAGTCGTAAAGTTATATCCTAATTGATGGTAAACACCATGTAAGGACTATGTGTCATACTGCAGAGCAAACCAAAGGAAATGTTTAATTCACAAtgtctaattttttttaataaactataataaattgttttggtCTACCTgtgttaaaacaataaaacacggAATCTGTCTGTGTAGTTCCTCACATGATACAACTCTGTAGATACTACTCcagtatatatttttgtagaaCATGTCGAGGCGAAAAATAAGTACACATgaacatcatacattgtattgaaACTAgtaaatgaaaatcaaacaaaatagtCTTAAGTTCATATAAAACAAGCACAATTAAATACATGCGAAAGGTTTATCTATTCTATACTTCTTGTTCCTCCAATCAATTGGTCCTTTCTGTATCTTCACGGAAAATGCTCCTGTATGGAACACCCTTTCTTCCAGGACTTGCTTTTTAAGGAATAGGGCGCTGCCCTGGTACTTCTCTGAATTGTTTACACAATGTCGAGGTTTCTGTCTAGTTCTTCCCCGACAGCACGTAAGCCTGTAGACTTTTATTATGACAGACTTATTAGATAAACTGAAGACGATCATGAAAATACcaacaataaatatattgtacataaacAAATTGTATGAGTTTTTATGTATGTCCAGccataacaatattttttaatacattaatacaaCATGATGTAGATGAACAATTTCGCCCGGAAATTTATTTGGATGTAAAGTAAATTAAATGGATAACaaagaagatgaattattttattcggtattctttgtttattttttgtccTCGTTTGAtagattttgagttagaattttgtttttattatcatgttGATATTCTCTGTTGCTTTGCCTCCGGTTTAACGATTTGATCATTTCATTATCTTATAACGAGTTTCAGATAACAAACTAATTCCTCTTGTCACGTGATATTTGTTACGAACAAGTTTTACTATCGATCGTTTTAATGGAGAATCTCCGTCGATACGTTAGGTTAGTTGcttacataataaataaataaataaataaataaaattgtaacaatGTCACTTCTATTATAGAACGGATGTATTGCTATTGTTGTCCAAACAACTGTATTGTTGCTGCCGAAAGTAATGTAATGCTGGTTTCGACCTCAGGTCTTGAGCATTTGGTAAGCTCAGCATAAGTAGTTCAGCAtctgtaaacatacatatacatagattAGACATCAAGTATTTTTCTATACAGTACTCAAATATCCAAACAAAGCTAATATATTGCAATAAAACTTCTCAACTATATACTCTCTGACAGAAGGCATGAAAGTCACTGTACACTGCTGCACTTAATACTTATTTCTCTTCTGTAATCAGACTGAGGCTGGGTTTGGGGCCAACGCCGTTGACGTCCACCGTATTGTTATGTCGGGATGATAGCAACAGTACACTACAGTCTTGCGCAAACACCAACACttagtatacaatgtatatatatgattttttgaTTTCGgcatttttcatttataaaacatgatCTGATATTTTAGGCACTACTTAGCGTTCATGTACCTATGTCCTGGTGTCCATTAGACACTTCAGCATGATTACCAAAC
Proteins encoded in this region:
- the LOC117318027 gene encoding DNA primase large subunit-like isoform X2, which gives rise to MCQDHDSKDFLLKAESQLFKFRFQCMSEDELTKSLRRTDSHLKKVQHNYLVPSIHDFQKLKNIRDMFRLITTTEQRWKLIVRRYLSGDSERGFQIPFFIVPQLVAKRRVELDNGLAFVPFCKLEDVISQLWYQLLVWGIDRACRIQKTFLQDKRMRVLTRHIQVMFRKHHRTFEDSPLNENYLSHDQVSEVMTLFPPCMLHVHQILTTRHRLQHHARIQYTLFLKEIGMPVHEALMFWRKEYSNSVEPHDGCPHHWQQDGRRYTYNIRHLYGLEGACINYRGHCCATLQNAACGVGEQGGCPFKCFDSDHLDILLQREKILYSRETIHQLSSEGRYSEACRSLFVEKSKRLIQETEVHGKTKPTVTESGFEENGMIVNDGHMVTNNTVALTSIDHRALDSQNITECPDTSRICSYTGIGETSWRHSHRDTNCNSSSDRSGTGEHPYNDTDMRVESLPGCGDGKFESVSTCPQKQCIEERTDQESKDISKPSQFYFSLRKLVEGLKKCEKKHLNK
- the LOC117318027 gene encoding DNA primase large subunit-like isoform X1; the encoded protein is MTFYLNPPSGNISLQNLEKFARIRLEFLLKISSCGGDKLKLQDTVTDFLTVAESECLIDGSNKDVVSHFILRLIMCQDHDSKDFLLKAESQLFKFRFQCMSEDELTKSLRRTDSHLKKVQHNYLVPSIHDFQKLKNIRDMFRLITTTEQRWKLIVRRYLSGDSERGFQIPFFIVPQLVAKRRVELDNGLAFVPFCKLEDVISQLWYQLLVWGIDRACRIQKTFLQDKRMRVLTRHIQVMFRKHHRTFEDSPLNENYLSHDQVSEVMTLFPPCMLHVHQILTTRHRLQHHARIQYTLFLKEIGMPVHEALMFWRKEYSNSVEPHDGCPHHWQQDGRRYTYNIRHLYGLEGACINYRGHCCATLQNAACGVGEQGGCPFKCFDSDHLDILLQREKILYSRETIHQLSSEGRYSEACRSLFVEKSKRLIQETEVHGKTKPTVTESGFEENGMIVNDGHMVTNNTVALTSIDHRALDSQNITECPDTSRICSYTGIGETSWRHSHRDTNCNSSSDRSGTGEHPYNDTDMRVESLPGCGDGKFESVSTCPQKQCIEERTDQESKDISKPSQFYFSLRKLVEGLKKCEKKHLNK